From the Persephonella sp. genome, one window contains:
- a CDS encoding 4Fe-4S binding protein: MNNRLQFDFSSCVHVYFKDSGCKNCIDVCPVEDVLYQEDYRIKLNKENCVSCGACVGVCPSEAFSLKGFDLQGFYESFVSQDKNLLSCKRNLPCLSVLNPEYIISMVLAKNQDIIFDTGHCEGCFVGSLVEIIQKNVDEANYFLTELGVENRAVIQKICLTQEENKNDRRDFLKNFGKAAAGITFWALVPKISSFEEEGERTKNIVTEKIDIKRRKTLLENLSSLNAEFSQINVDVDKVSFTSDKWIDSYRCTNCSVCYNVCPTGALKAGEERLKILFEPKLCIKCKVCHEVCPENCIHLKDTLNLDTFLKETKVLAEHLMIPCEECMVPFSYKGDTTLCPRCRELDQEIRDLLKIEE; the protein is encoded by the coding sequence ATGAATAATAGACTGCAGTTTGATTTTAGCAGCTGTGTACATGTTTACTTTAAAGATTCAGGCTGTAAAAACTGCATAGATGTATGTCCCGTTGAAGATGTTTTATATCAAGAAGATTACAGGATTAAACTAAACAAAGAAAACTGTGTTTCTTGTGGAGCATGCGTTGGGGTCTGTCCCTCCGAGGCTTTTTCTTTGAAAGGTTTTGATCTGCAGGGTTTTTATGAGAGTTTTGTTTCACAGGACAAAAATTTATTAAGCTGTAAAAGGAATTTACCCTGCCTTTCTGTTTTAAATCCTGAGTACATTATATCTATGGTTCTTGCAAAAAATCAGGACATAATATTTGACACAGGTCACTGTGAAGGTTGTTTTGTAGGTTCATTAGTAGAGATCATACAAAAAAATGTAGATGAGGCAAATTATTTTCTAACTGAGTTAGGGGTAGAAAACAGAGCCGTCATTCAGAAAATCTGTTTGACACAAGAAGAGAATAAAAATGATAGGAGAGACTTCCTAAAAAATTTTGGGAAGGCGGCAGCAGGTATAACATTTTGGGCTCTTGTGCCTAAAATCTCCTCTTTTGAAGAAGAGGGAGAAAGAACAAAAAATATAGTTACTGAAAAAATTGACATCAAAAGGAGAAAAACATTACTTGAAAATCTGAGCAGTTTAAATGCAGAGTTTTCCCAGATTAATGTTGATGTTGATAAAGTTTCATTTACATCTGACAAATGGATAGACAGCTACAGGTGTACAAACTGTTCTGTTTGTTATAACGTATGCCCAACAGGAGCCCTAAAAGCAGGAGAAGAAAGACTGAAAATACTGTTTGAACCGAAGCTGTGTATAAAGTGCAAAGTTTGTCACGAAGTCTGTCCAGAAAACTGTATACATTTAAAAGACACTTTAAACCTTGATACTTTCCTAAAAGAAACCAAAGTCCTTGCTGAACATCTGATGATACCCTGTGAAGAATGTATGGTTCCTTTCTCTTACAAAGGGGACACAACGCTATGTCCAAGGTGCAGAGAGTTAGATCAAGAAATAAGAGATCTATTGAAAATAGAAGAATAA
- a CDS encoding molecular chaperone TorD family protein — protein MNDIKETQARLNMYGLLSRLFIEEIDKDLLNKIKENNDLLDLFPRTKEWKLFFEKEPEKLIEEDLNVDFTSVFLLNVYPYESVFMNDQGYIDPSVTNPTFMFYKEHGYMIDLNKTRVLSPDHIAVEMEFMMTLIKEEIEALQKEDKAQVERLRNIQKRFLEEHLANWGTIYLLSAKDMAETPFYQDVCELSLEFILSDHEYLCETLEEGVTA, from the coding sequence ATGAACGATATAAAGGAAACACAGGCAAGGCTAAACATGTACGGCTTGCTATCCAGACTTTTTATAGAGGAGATAGATAAGGATCTGCTAAATAAGATAAAAGAAAACAATGATCTACTTGATCTGTTTCCCAGAACGAAAGAGTGGAAGCTTTTCTTTGAAAAAGAACCGGAAAAGCTTATAGAAGAAGATCTAAATGTTGATTTCACATCAGTTTTTCTCCTGAATGTTTACCCATATGAATCTGTTTTTATGAACGATCAGGGGTATATAGATCCGTCAGTTACAAATCCAACCTTTATGTTCTACAAAGAACATGGATACATGATAGATCTTAATAAAACAAGGGTTTTATCTCCGGATCACATAGCTGTTGAGATGGAATTTATGATGACTTTGATAAAAGAAGAAATTGAAGCTTTGCAGAAAGAAGATAAAGCTCAGGTAGAAAGACTAAGAAATATTCAGAAAAGGTTTCTTGAGGAACATCTTGCCAACTGGGGGACTATATATCTGCTGTCGGCTAAAGATATGGCTGAAACGCCTTTTTATCAAGATGTTTGTGAGCTATCCCTTGAGTTTATACTTTCTGACCATGAGTATCTGTGTGAAACACTTGAGGAAGGTGTGACAGCTTAA
- a CDS encoding molybdopterin-dependent oxidoreductase — MRTTRRNFLKGVAAAIGGAAIAKGVVEKINPSAVAEDNTDITFTPTRLDYYPPFEKWNDWKEPDGDYWKKYGGALREGVKLINYMIVPTVCNNCEAACGLTAWVDKDNLTVKKFMGNPFHSGSRGRNCAKGYATLAQMYDPDRIPFPIKRAPGSKRGEGKWVRTTWDEALETIGKKMRETIKRAKREGDELAKKMIMYHVGRPNESGGFTARVVWSWGGDYHNSHTNICSAGGRLGGIAWSGDDRPSPDFENARLIFLSSSHAADAGHYFQQHAGYIADARAKGARLVVMDPRLSNSAGMSDLWLPVWPGTESAVYLSMISRLLQEDKYNRKFMERWVNWKTFLKDKEYLNYLLKEGRISKLPEGETFDDFINVLKDLYKDYTFEWASQETKVPIDRLEKLYELILWAGDRITTYFWRAQAAGNRGGWMSAGRTGYFLLVVTGSIGGIGANGWHHWHVLGVGGKGGKATLKEKPDPVDAWNELLWPPEWPLSTYELSFLLPHLLSDDEWRKKWEERGLKIPDRLDVWISKIYNPVWINPDGFRWIEVLKDENKMGLTVNLSPTWSETNWFVDYILPVGLAGERHDNQSAETKPERWTAFRQPVLRVALKKMGWEPKVPWRATLEAHKKAGLGEVWEENEFWINLAWAIDPDGDLGIRQLYESKKNPGKPVTIEEWYNAAFESLPNLRKVCEKLGVTPYEYMRDRGAWTEETQVYNVHEREIPYDPEKDAYKYKGKWIPRSKLSIDPDSGAVYIKGHGDKLHSERHTIGVMKDGKLLKGFHTPTGLLEFYSKTFVEFNWPEYAIPYYPKNKEERQKLIHVVTHVHHDYMKEPNAFVLNPIYRLPYNIHTRSVNAKWLMEISQNHNPVWIYEGDAKRLGIKKGDPIKIRVVDTVSGIEVGYFVGMAMPTQATRPGVLACSHHSGRWRVRNSVKVDGFNQDLTVLTYGSALAQINNPEKHVWTVRWKDGVFPHEVEKKHGEKWLKWPYPEFNKDIKEVWWNGASGVWQNAVFPANPDPLSGMHCWHKKVLVEKAGPDDRIGDVVVNTNATFKVYQAWRDRLTRPAPGPNGLRRPKWFKRPWYPHTDKAYRMSGEHTE, encoded by the coding sequence ATGAGAACCACAAGAAGAAACTTTTTAAAAGGGGTTGCTGCAGCAATAGGTGGAGCAGCAATTGCAAAAGGTGTAGTTGAAAAAATAAACCCTTCTGCTGTTGCAGAGGATAACACAGATATAACATTTACACCAACAAGACTTGATTATTACCCACCTTTTGAAAAGTGGAACGACTGGAAAGAACCTGATGGAGACTACTGGAAAAAATACGGTGGAGCTTTAAGAGAGGGGGTTAAACTTATCAATTACATGATAGTACCTACAGTCTGCAATAACTGTGAAGCTGCCTGTGGACTGACAGCTTGGGTTGATAAAGACAATCTTACTGTTAAAAAGTTTATGGGTAATCCGTTCCATTCAGGTTCAAGAGGGAGAAACTGTGCCAAAGGCTACGCAACACTCGCACAGATGTATGATCCTGACAGAATTCCTTTTCCCATCAAAAGAGCCCCAGGATCAAAAAGAGGTGAAGGTAAATGGGTAAGAACAACATGGGATGAAGCCCTTGAAACTATAGGTAAAAAAATGAGAGAAACAATAAAAAGAGCAAAGAGAGAAGGGGACGAGCTTGCCAAAAAAATGATAATGTATCATGTTGGGAGACCAAACGAGTCAGGAGGTTTCACAGCAAGGGTCGTCTGGTCGTGGGGCGGTGATTACCACAACTCTCACACAAATATCTGTTCTGCCGGTGGAAGACTTGGTGGAATAGCGTGGAGTGGGGATGATAGACCTTCTCCTGATTTTGAAAACGCAAGACTTATATTCCTCTCTTCATCTCACGCAGCAGATGCGGGACACTACTTCCAGCAGCATGCAGGTTATATAGCAGATGCAAGGGCAAAAGGTGCAAGACTTGTTGTTATGGATCCAAGACTGTCTAACTCTGCAGGAATGTCTGATCTTTGGCTTCCTGTATGGCCTGGAACAGAATCTGCTGTTTATCTTTCAATGATAAGCAGGCTTCTGCAAGAAGATAAATACAACAGAAAGTTTATGGAAAGATGGGTAAACTGGAAAACATTCCTGAAGGACAAGGAATACCTCAACTATCTGCTGAAAGAAGGAAGAATATCAAAACTGCCTGAAGGTGAAACCTTTGATGATTTTATAAATGTTTTAAAAGACCTTTACAAAGATTACACATTTGAATGGGCTTCCCAGGAGACAAAAGTTCCTATAGACAGACTTGAAAAACTTTACGAACTTATACTTTGGGCAGGGGATAGAATTACTACTTATTTCTGGAGGGCTCAGGCTGCAGGAAATAGAGGTGGTTGGATGTCTGCCGGACGAACAGGATACTTCCTCCTTGTTGTTACAGGATCAATTGGAGGAATAGGTGCAAACGGGTGGCACCACTGGCATGTACTTGGTGTAGGAGGAAAAGGAGGTAAAGCAACATTAAAAGAAAAGCCTGATCCTGTTGATGCATGGAACGAACTTCTGTGGCCCCCAGAGTGGCCCCTATCCACTTATGAACTTTCATTCCTCCTTCCACATCTCCTTTCTGACGATGAATGGAGGAAAAAATGGGAAGAAAGAGGACTGAAAATTCCAGACAGATTAGATGTATGGATATCAAAGATTTACAATCCTGTATGGATTAATCCTGACGGGTTCAGATGGATAGAAGTTTTAAAAGATGAAAACAAAATGGGGCTGACAGTAAACCTCTCTCCAACATGGTCAGAAACCAACTGGTTTGTTGATTACATACTTCCTGTAGGTCTTGCAGGGGAAAGGCACGACAACCAGTCTGCAGAAACAAAACCTGAGAGATGGACAGCTTTCAGACAGCCTGTTTTGAGAGTTGCACTCAAAAAGATGGGCTGGGAACCTAAGGTTCCCTGGAGGGCTACACTTGAGGCGCATAAAAAAGCCGGTCTTGGAGAAGTATGGGAAGAAAATGAGTTCTGGATTAATCTGGCGTGGGCGATAGATCCCGACGGAGATTTAGGTATAAGACAGCTTTATGAATCAAAGAAAAATCCTGGAAAGCCGGTAACAATAGAAGAATGGTATAACGCAGCCTTTGAATCTCTTCCAAACCTGAGAAAGGTATGCGAAAAATTAGGTGTTACCCCTTACGAGTATATGAGAGACAGAGGGGCATGGACAGAAGAAACACAGGTTTATAATGTGCATGAGAGGGAAATACCTTACGATCCGGAAAAAGATGCCTACAAGTATAAAGGAAAATGGATCCCCAGAAGTAAGCTCTCAATAGATCCCGACTCTGGAGCTGTTTACATAAAAGGTCACGGAGATAAACTCCACTCTGAAAGGCACACAATAGGAGTGATGAAAGACGGAAAACTGCTCAAAGGTTTCCATACACCTACAGGGCTCCTTGAGTTTTATTCCAAAACATTTGTTGAGTTTAACTGGCCAGAATACGCTATTCCTTACTATCCAAAGAATAAAGAGGAAAGACAAAAGCTTATACATGTTGTAACACATGTTCACCATGATTACATGAAAGAGCCCAATGCGTTTGTACTGAATCCTATATACAGACTTCCTTACAATATTCACACAAGATCTGTAAACGCAAAATGGCTTATGGAAATCTCACAGAACCACAACCCTGTATGGATATATGAAGGAGACGCAAAGAGACTTGGTATTAAAAAAGGAGATCCTATAAAAATAAGGGTTGTTGATACAGTCTCAGGAATAGAGGTAGGTTACTTTGTAGGAATGGCAATGCCAACACAGGCAACAAGACCAGGTGTTCTTGCCTGTTCCCACCACTCTGGTAGATGGAGAGTCAGGAACTCTGTAAAGGTTGATGGTTTCAATCAGGATCTTACTGTTCTTACTTACGGATCTGCACTTGCCCAGATAAACAATCCTGAAAAACATGTATGGACTGTAAGATGGAAAGATGGTGTATTCCCCCATGAGGTAGAGAAAAAACACGGCGAAAAATGGCTGAAATGGCCTTATCCGGAGTTTAATAAAGACATAAAAGAGGTATGGTGGAACGGTGCTTCAGGTGTATGGCAGAATGCGGTCTTCCCTGCAAATCCAGATCCCCTTTCAGGTATGCACTGCTGGCATAAGAAAGTCCTCGTAGAAAAAGCCGGTCCAGATGACAGAATAGGGGATGTTGTTGTGAACACAAATGCAACATTTAAGGTTTATCAGGCATGGAGGGACAGACTAACAAGACCAGCCCCTGGTCCAAACGGTCTTAGAAGACCAAAATGGTTTAAAAGACCTTGGTATCCACATACAGACAAGGCATACAGGATGTCAGGTGAACATACAGAATAA
- the nrfD gene encoding NrfD/PsrC family molybdoenzyme membrane anchor subunit, whose translation MVGAEVTFDVALPKVIWGWLVSTNMWAKSIATGTFLLGLYFIKKYPQQDNFFRKWIPILGIIFIGITLLVTVLDLHHMFRFWKIFFHPHFTSAVTLGAWVVSAFVIVLLISFWSWATGNKKLFDRVMIPGFILAFFSTIYTAGIMGEATAREVWVFPAEMISMLLSAMIAGSAAFLIVDAVYGNILQEKIRRELGYILFGSAGLQAAIFIGELFFAKMHSEFSYRVIEILAFGEVAPFFWLGMVFTFIIPMILVGIANEYRRYRYAWLASIFALVGLWLIKHAWLIAPQSLPLS comes from the coding sequence ATGGTAGGGGCAGAAGTAACCTTTGATGTGGCTCTCCCTAAAGTTATTTGGGGGTGGCTTGTATCAACAAATATGTGGGCAAAAAGCATAGCTACAGGAACTTTTCTATTAGGTCTTTATTTTATAAAAAAGTATCCACAGCAGGATAACTTTTTTAGAAAATGGATTCCGATACTTGGGATTATATTTATAGGTATCACACTCCTTGTTACAGTTCTTGATCTGCACCATATGTTCAGATTCTGGAAAATATTTTTCCACCCACACTTTACATCAGCCGTTACCCTTGGTGCGTGGGTTGTCTCAGCCTTTGTTATAGTTCTTCTCATCTCTTTTTGGTCTTGGGCAACAGGAAACAAAAAACTGTTTGACAGGGTTATGATACCCGGTTTTATCCTTGCTTTTTTCTCAACAATATACACAGCAGGAATAATGGGTGAAGCTACAGCAAGAGAGGTATGGGTATTTCCAGCTGAAATGATATCAATGCTTCTCAGTGCGATGATAGCAGGATCTGCTGCATTTCTGATAGTTGATGCTGTTTATGGAAACATTTTACAGGAAAAAATAAGAAGAGAGCTTGGATACATTCTTTTTGGAAGTGCAGGACTTCAGGCGGCAATATTCATAGGAGAGCTGTTTTTTGCAAAGATGCACAGTGAATTTTCTTACAGAGTTATAGAAATTCTTGCCTTTGGCGAAGTCGCACCATTCTTCTGGCTTGGTATGGTTTTTACTTTTATTATCCCAATGATCCTTGTAGGAATAGCTAACGAATACAGAAGGTACAGATATGCATGGCTTGCATCAATTTTTGCACTTGTAGGTCTTTGGCTTATTAAACATGCATGGTTAATAGCTCCACAAAGTTTACCATTAAGTTAA
- a CDS encoding 4Fe-4S dicluster domain-containing protein, whose protein sequence is MRLGFLVDLSRCMGCMACAVACKAENNVPLHSWRLRVKYIDQGEFPDVKRHFVPLRCNHCENAPCERICPVSALHYLPNGIVNVDHDRCIGCASCMMACPYNAIYLDPITNSADKCTYCAHRIEVGMMPACVVACPTHANIFGDLDDPESEISKYLKNHRDVMVRKPELNTHPKHFYVRGSTVALDPLASERPEGFTLFTEVKFLDHIGGH, encoded by the coding sequence ATGAGATTAGGTTTTTTGGTTGATCTGAGCAGGTGTATGGGATGTATGGCTTGTGCGGTTGCCTGTAAAGCTGAAAATAATGTTCCACTTCACAGCTGGAGGCTTAGGGTAAAATACATAGATCAGGGTGAATTTCCTGATGTCAAAAGGCATTTTGTTCCCTTAAGGTGTAACCATTGTGAAAATGCTCCCTGCGAGAGGATCTGTCCTGTTTCTGCACTTCACTACTTGCCGAACGGTATAGTTAATGTTGATCACGATAGATGTATTGGGTGTGCCTCATGTATGATGGCGTGTCCTTACAACGCCATATACCTTGATCCGATAACTAACTCTGCTGATAAATGCACATACTGTGCCCACAGAATAGAGGTTGGAATGATGCCTGCCTGTGTTGTTGCATGTCCTACACATGCAAACATATTCGGTGATCTTGACGATCCTGAATCTGAGATATCTAAATACCTTAAAAATCACAGAGATGTAATGGTAAGAAAACCTGAGCTAAACACCCATCCAAAACATTTTTATGTTAGAGGATCAACAGTGGCTCTTGATCCCCTTGCTTCAGAAAGACCTGAGGGATTTACGCTGTTTACAGAAGTAAAGTTCTTAGATCACATAGGAGGGCATTAA
- a CDS encoding ethylbenzene dehydrogenase-related protein: MKKVIKTAVFGISSLFFVSVSHAQDNNLKEFMKYEVINGQYVKEEIPADPEAYLWKTVRGKKVFLYPQISVRLNDKNANNLIPKKKLVQAMVKVAYNQKSIAVYVRWKDNTPSIQTVYDTNKFADGVSIEFPNKFGRGITLPYVGMGDENHPVTVYLQKKVEGRDYQKVFISEGFGSLTEIDEPVEIEMKYNKKTGEWTAVFKRPLNTENSNLKAGLVPVAFAIWDGDKLERDGNKSLSRWKFIKLGKFNIDQDYLEYVSWGYPASKLGDPVNGKKVAVQNGCAACHRFDDQLTAPQGMAPDLSNIGGIANPVYLKESILNPNDVVIRNLNPNRHYNKHANPDKFKAYPNNDMYQWYMTVNGKKQSKMPPFSHLSDQDLKDLIAYLSTLKSWKNFK; the protein is encoded by the coding sequence ATGAAAAAGGTTATAAAAACAGCTGTCTTTGGAATTTCATCGCTGTTTTTTGTAAGTGTTTCACATGCTCAGGACAACAACCTTAAAGAATTTATGAAATACGAAGTCATAAACGGTCAGTATGTAAAGGAAGAAATTCCGGCAGATCCTGAGGCATATTTGTGGAAAACTGTAAGAGGTAAGAAGGTATTTCTTTATCCCCAGATATCAGTCAGACTGAACGACAAAAATGCCAACAATCTGATACCTAAGAAAAAGCTTGTTCAAGCAATGGTGAAAGTTGCCTACAACCAAAAATCAATAGCTGTGTATGTTAGATGGAAAGATAATACACCTTCTATCCAGACAGTTTACGATACAAATAAGTTTGCAGACGGCGTAAGTATTGAATTTCCAAATAAATTTGGCAGAGGTATTACACTTCCTTATGTTGGAATGGGAGACGAAAACCACCCTGTAACCGTTTACCTGCAGAAAAAGGTTGAGGGAAGGGATTATCAGAAGGTTTTCATATCTGAAGGCTTTGGTTCTCTTACGGAAATAGATGAACCGGTAGAAATAGAAATGAAATACAACAAAAAAACAGGAGAATGGACAGCTGTATTCAAAAGACCTTTAAACACTGAGAACTCAAATCTGAAAGCAGGTCTTGTGCCTGTAGCTTTTGCTATCTGGGACGGAGATAAGCTCGAAAGGGATGGAAATAAATCCCTCTCAAGATGGAAATTTATAAAACTTGGAAAGTTTAATATTGATCAGGATTATCTGGAATATGTTTCTTGGGGGTATCCTGCTTCTAAACTTGGGGATCCTGTTAATGGAAAAAAAGTAGCTGTTCAGAACGGCTGTGCTGCATGCCACAGATTTGATGACCAGCTTACAGCACCGCAAGGAATGGCGCCTGATCTTTCAAATATAGGAGGAATAGCAAATCCTGTTTATCTGAAGGAATCTATACTTAATCCAAATGATGTAGTAATAAGAAATCTGAACCCAAATAGACATTACAACAAACATGCAAATCCTGACAAGTTTAAAGCATACCCGAATAACGATATGTACCAGTGGTATATGACCGTTAATGGGAAAAAACAGTCAAAAATGCCTCCTTTTTCACATCTTAGTGATCAGGATCTTAAAGATCTGATAGCTTATCTATCGACACTTAAAAGCTGGAAAAACTTTAAGTAA
- a CDS encoding 4Fe-4S dicluster domain-containing protein — MAKRQLAMVMDLNKCIGCQTCTVACKTQWTNRNGREYMYWNNVETQPGAGYPRNWMEAGGGFDSDGNLKDGIIPDMVHDYGVPWDYNHDELFGNAEQTVLQPNSDPVWGPNWDEDVGEGDWPNSYFFYLPRICNHCSNPGCLAACPREAIFKREQDGIVLVDLDRCQGYRYCIAGCPYKKIYFNPKISKSEKCIFCFPRIERGLPPACAHQCVGRIRFVGFLDDEDSQVYKLVHKYKVALPLRPDFGTQPNVYYVPPVLSPPKFDEEGKPMEGGRIPMEYLEKLFGPEVHKAAEILLSEMEKRKRGEESELMDILIAYSHADMFRLDENYYQEIAAKQGLKGTEFFNIIDERYVQGANTPKVEGVYGIKFFETQPAKEKDSH, encoded by the coding sequence ATGGCTAAAAGACAGTTAGCAATGGTAATGGATTTGAATAAATGTATAGGATGCCAAACATGCACAGTTGCCTGTAAAACCCAGTGGACCAACAGGAACGGAAGAGAGTATATGTACTGGAACAATGTTGAAACCCAGCCGGGAGCTGGCTACCCAAGAAACTGGATGGAAGCAGGAGGAGGATTTGATTCAGACGGTAATCTGAAAGATGGAATAATTCCTGACATGGTTCATGATTACGGTGTTCCATGGGATTACAACCATGACGAACTGTTTGGAAATGCAGAGCAAACAGTTCTCCAACCAAACTCAGATCCTGTTTGGGGACCTAACTGGGATGAAGATGTGGGAGAAGGTGACTGGCCCAATTCTTACTTTTTCTATCTCCCAAGGATCTGTAACCACTGTTCAAACCCGGGATGTCTTGCTGCATGTCCAAGAGAAGCGATATTCAAAAGGGAGCAAGACGGAATAGTCCTTGTTGATCTTGATAGATGTCAGGGATACAGATACTGTATAGCAGGATGCCCATACAAAAAAATATACTTTAACCCAAAAATATCAAAATCAGAAAAATGTATTTTCTGTTTTCCAAGGATAGAGAGAGGTCTTCCTCCGGCATGTGCCCATCAGTGCGTCGGTAGAATTAGATTTGTTGGATTCCTTGATGATGAAGATTCTCAGGTTTACAAACTTGTTCACAAGTATAAAGTAGCCCTTCCCCTTAGACCTGACTTTGGAACACAGCCAAATGTTTACTATGTTCCTCCGGTTCTTTCACCCCCAAAATTTGATGAAGAAGGTAAACCAATGGAAGGTGGAAGAATACCTATGGAATATCTGGAAAAACTTTTTGGTCCTGAAGTTCATAAAGCTGCCGAAATACTCCTTTCTGAAATGGAGAAAAGAAAAAGAGGAGAAGAGTCTGAACTGATGGATATACTCATAGCATACAGCCATGCTGACATGTTCAGGCTTGATGAGAATTACTATCAGGAGATCGCAGCAAAACAGGGTCTTAAAGGAACAGAGTTTTTCAACATTATTGATGAGAGATATGTTCAGGGTGCTAATACTCCTAAAGTGGAAGGTGTCTACGGAATTAAGTTTTTTGAAACACAGCCAGCCAAAGAAAAAGATAGCCATTAA